The following coding sequences are from one Novosphingobium sp. KACC 22771 window:
- a CDS encoding putative bifunctional diguanylate cyclase/phosphodiesterase, with amino-acid sequence MRKDQQEMAWSERLLGRERGLNSIPWRFALMALVTSGVVVLAAHAWLNGPWSPALAADMAALLALPVLVSFLAARKLAGMIRTLRDSTQAIVEGDLSRPIDIDCACEVGGLADSFRAMVARLNNNMLRMNVLAYTDPITGLPNRTVITHILSLAQKNGGQACAAAMIFIDLDGFKRVNDTLGHDAGDELLRQVAARIIVRGMGLALEELETCTNSFGELCETCPTRPVFARFAGDEFVLLLPGHHDHGVLDAVARCIHTALAECFTVFSNEVFIGASLGIARLPQDADTPDQLLAYADIAMYRAKEGGKNTHVFFDSSLKGKVEERALIERELHHAIENDTLELHYQPKFDADTLAVTGVEALARWNCPGLGPVSPEIFVNIAEQCGLMVPLGHSILRSAMRQAREWIDAGADRGRPMPIAVNVSPVQFERPGFVETVLSLLDQFALPPQWLELEITESIAMADFARTRERVDALRNAGVSISIDDFGIGYSNLSQLARLDYDALKIDRSLVGSIGEHGKTESMLAAIITVSKVLGHKVIAEGIENAEQMAYLKGRGCREFQGFYLARPMPADELRQWLARRGQSALHTMREEAFERLRA; translated from the coding sequence ATGAGGAAGGATCAGCAAGAGATGGCATGGAGCGAAAGGCTGCTTGGACGGGAGCGGGGCCTCAACAGTATTCCCTGGCGCTTTGCGCTGATGGCGCTGGTCACATCCGGCGTGGTGGTGCTGGCCGCGCACGCATGGCTGAACGGCCCCTGGAGCCCGGCGCTGGCGGCGGATATGGCCGCGCTCCTCGCGCTGCCCGTGCTGGTCAGCTTTCTGGCCGCGCGCAAACTGGCGGGCATGATCCGCACCCTGCGCGACAGCACGCAGGCGATTGTCGAGGGCGATCTCTCGCGCCCCATCGATATTGACTGCGCCTGCGAAGTGGGCGGTCTTGCCGACAGTTTCCGCGCGATGGTGGCGCGGCTCAACAACAATATGCTGCGCATGAATGTGCTGGCCTATACCGACCCGATCACCGGCCTGCCCAACCGCACGGTCATCACCCATATCCTCTCTCTGGCGCAGAAGAACGGGGGCCAGGCCTGCGCCGCAGCGATGATCTTCATTGATCTGGACGGGTTCAAACGCGTCAATGATACGCTGGGCCATGATGCGGGCGATGAATTGCTGCGCCAGGTGGCCGCACGGATCATCGTGCGCGGCATGGGGCTGGCGCTGGAGGAGCTGGAGACCTGCACCAATTCCTTTGGCGAATTGTGCGAAACCTGCCCCACGCGGCCGGTCTTTGCCCGCTTTGCGGGGGATGAATTCGTGCTGCTGTTGCCGGGCCATCACGATCATGGCGTGCTCGATGCCGTCGCGCGCTGCATCCATACGGCGCTGGCCGAATGCTTTACCGTGTTCAGCAATGAGGTCTTTATCGGCGCCAGCCTGGGCATCGCCCGCCTGCCCCAGGATGCCGACACGCCCGACCAATTGCTGGCCTATGCCGATATCGCCATGTACCGGGCCAAGGAAGGCGGCAAGAACACCCATGTTTTCTTCGACTCCTCGCTGAAGGGCAAGGTCGAGGAACGCGCGTTGATCGAGCGCGAATTGCATCATGCCATCGAGAACGACACGCTCGAACTGCATTATCAGCCCAAATTCGACGCCGACACGCTGGCCGTCACCGGGGTTGAGGCGCTGGCGCGGTGGAATTGTCCAGGCCTTGGGCCGGTGTCGCCGGAAATCTTTGTCAATATTGCCGAACAATGCGGGCTGATGGTGCCGCTGGGCCATTCGATCCTGCGCAGCGCGATGCGTCAGGCACGCGAATGGATCGATGCCGGCGCGGACAGGGGACGGCCCATGCCGATTGCGGTCAATGTCTCGCCGGTGCAGTTCGAGCGCCCCGGTTTTGTCGAAACCGTGCTGTCCCTGCTCGACCAATTCGCCCTGCCGCCGCAATGGCTCGAACTGGAGATCACCGAGAGCATCGCCATGGCCGATTTTGCCCGCACGCGCGAAAGGGTCGACGCGCTGCGCAACGCGGGGGTTTCGATTTCGATCGACGATTTCGGGATCGGCTATTCCAACCTCTCGCAACTGGCCCGGCTGGATTATGATGCGCTCAAGATCGACCGCTCGCTGGTGGGCAGCATTGGCGAGCATGGCAAGACCGAATCCATGCTGGCCGCGATCATCACCGTGTCCAAGGTGCTGGGCCACAAGGTCATCGCCGAGGGGATCGAGAACGCCGAGCAGATGGCCTATCTCAAGGGGCGCGGCTGCCGCGAGTTTCAGGGCTTTTATCTGGCCCGCCCGATGCCCGCCGACGAATTGCGCCAATGGCTGGCCCGGCGGGGACAGAGCGCGCTCCACACCATGCGTGAAGAAGCGTTCGAACGGCTGCGGGCCTAA
- a CDS encoding GNAT family N-acetyltransferase, giving the protein MVGRGGAAGAAGGEVSALVIRALTGEEIGAGVGDLAALRIAVFAAWPYLYDGDAAYEAAYLREFLSARDAVLVAAMDDGRIVGAATASPMTAQKPEFQAPFAARGMDVSRLFYFGESVLLPAYRGRGVGHAFFDQREAQARRCGAEAACFAAVIRPDDHPARPGDYRPLDAFWRARGYAPIPDFITTLAWKEHGEAGESPKPLQYWHKALV; this is encoded by the coding sequence ATGGTCGGACGTGGTGGAGCGGCAGGTGCTGCGGGTGGTGAAGTAAGCGCTCTGGTCATCCGCGCGCTGACGGGCGAGGAAATTGGCGCAGGCGTGGGCGATCTGGCGGCGCTGCGCATCGCGGTCTTTGCGGCATGGCCCTATCTCTATGACGGCGATGCGGCGTATGAGGCGGCTTATCTGCGCGAGTTTTTGAGCGCGCGCGATGCCGTGCTGGTCGCGGCGATGGATGATGGCCGCATTGTGGGCGCGGCCACGGCCAGCCCGATGACGGCGCAAAAGCCCGAATTTCAGGCGCCCTTTGCCGCGCGCGGGATGGATGTCTCGCGCCTGTTCTATTTTGGCGAGAGCGTGTTGCTGCCCGCCTATCGCGGGCGCGGCGTGGGCCATGCCTTTTTCGACCAGCGCGAGGCGCAGGCCCGGCGATGCGGGGCGGAGGCGGCCTGTTTTGCCGCCGTGATCCGCCCCGATGATCACCCCGCCCGGCCCGGTGATTACCGCCCGCTCGATGCGTTCTGGCGCGCGCGCGGCTATGCGCCGATCCCGGATTTCATCACCACTCTGGCGTGGAAAGAGCATGGCGAGGCGGGCGAAAGCCCCAAGCCGCTGCAATATTGGCACAAGGCGCTGGTTTAG
- a CDS encoding diguanylate cyclase domain-containing protein has protein sequence MPFLRQLIESRNEALSQLAAIAADMFNVPIALVSLLDGDRQVFVGRHGLDAEGTPIEQSFCRHAVAQDAPLIVPNAELDARFCFNGLVCGAPGIRFYAGVPLRVRMRAGQTPVGIGAFCLIGTEPREFSQADLARLTSLGCGVEAILQSMVSSMAMAVDAGRITRLYADQQRLQRQFRQAEQMAAMGSWRLDAASETVTWSEGVYDIHDLPPGDGLPVADALSFYPPADREKITALVQQAINTGAAYDVELDLISARGVCKRVRAIGEPELENGRVIGLIGVFHDVTERHELFVELDRRANTDEVTHVASRHAFVTHVDECVERAQRRGERMALMLIDLDHFKRVNDTFGHGAGDDILRKVAKELRSPWLGGSLAARLGGDEFALVITDQTLIAQLPRVAENLLRVLRFPVGRGKDPLTVSATIGVVELRGPDDCRHDLLQRADRALYSAKRKERGTCEVEWSDVVERQVLRVVK, from the coding sequence ATGCCGTTTCTTCGCCAATTGATCGAATCGCGCAATGAAGCGCTCTCGCAACTGGCCGCGATTGCGGCCGATATGTTCAACGTGCCCATCGCGCTGGTCAGCCTGCTTGACGGCGACCGGCAGGTGTTCGTCGGCCGCCACGGGCTGGATGCCGAAGGCACACCCATCGAGCAATCCTTTTGCCGCCATGCCGTGGCGCAGGACGCGCCGTTGATTGTGCCCAACGCCGAACTGGATGCGCGTTTTTGCTTCAACGGTCTGGTTTGCGGGGCGCCGGGCATCCGCTTTTATGCCGGGGTGCCGCTGCGGGTGCGGATGCGGGCCGGCCAGACGCCTGTGGGCATCGGCGCCTTTTGCCTGATAGGCACCGAGCCGCGCGAGTTTTCGCAGGCCGATCTGGCGCGCCTGACCAGCCTTGGCTGCGGGGTGGAGGCGATCCTGCAATCCATGGTGTCCAGCATGGCAATGGCCGTGGATGCGGGGCGGATTACCCGTCTCTATGCCGATCAGCAGCGGCTGCAGCGCCAGTTCCGCCAGGCCGAGCAGATGGCCGCGATGGGCAGTTGGCGGCTGGATGCGGCGAGTGAGACGGTGACATGGTCGGAAGGGGTTTATGACATCCACGACCTGCCCCCCGGCGACGGATTGCCGGTGGCCGATGCCCTGTCGTTTTATCCCCCCGCCGACCGCGAGAAAATCACCGCGCTGGTTCAGCAGGCGATCAACACCGGCGCGGCCTATGATGTTGAACTGGATCTGATTTCCGCGCGCGGCGTGTGCAAACGGGTGCGCGCCATTGGCGAGCCCGAACTGGAAAACGGGCGCGTCATCGGGCTGATCGGGGTGTTTCACGATGTGACCGAGCGGCACGAATTGTTTGTCGAACTGGACCGCCGGGCCAACACCGATGAGGTGACGCATGTGGCCAGCCGCCATGCCTTCGTTACCCATGTCGACGAATGCGTCGAACGCGCCCAGCGGCGGGGCGAGCGTATGGCGCTGATGCTGATCGATCTGGACCATTTCAAGAGGGTCAATGACACGTTCGGCCATGGCGCGGGCGATGACATCCTGCGCAAAGTGGCCAAAGAACTGCGCTCGCCATGGCTGGGGGGCAGTCTGGCCGCGCGGCTGGGGGGCGATGAATTCGCGCTGGTGATCACCGACCAGACGCTGATCGCGCAATTGCCCCGCGTGGCGGAAAACCTGCTGCGCGTGCTGCGTTTCCCGGTCGGGCGCGGCAAGGATCCGCTGACGGTGTCGGCCACCATCGGCGTGGTTGAACTGCGCGGGCCCGATGATTGCCGCCACGACCTGTTGCAACGCGCCGACCGCGCGCTTTACAGTGCCAAGCGCAAGGAGCGCGGCACATGCGAGGTGGAATGGTCGGACGTGGTGGAGCGGCAGGTGCTGCGGGTGGTGAAGTAA
- a CDS encoding adenine phosphoribosyltransferase, with amino-acid sequence MTPEAMKALVRSIPDFPKPGILFRDITTLIGHGEGFAASVALLAERAQAAGAQAIAGLEARGFIFGAAVAARLGLPFIPVRKPGKLPVPVLAIDYALEYGTDTLEVDPGAVAQGQKIIIVDDLIATGGTACAALTLLRRAGAVVEDALFVIDLPDLGGAEKLEAAGVNVLSIMDFPGH; translated from the coding sequence ATGACACCTGAAGCCATGAAAGCGCTCGTCCGCTCGATCCCCGATTTTCCCAAGCCGGGCATCCTGTTTCGCGACATCACCACCCTGATCGGCCATGGCGAGGGCTTTGCCGCCAGCGTCGCCCTGTTGGCCGAGCGTGCACAGGCGGCCGGCGCGCAGGCGATCGCGGGGCTTGAGGCGCGTGGTTTCATCTTCGGCGCGGCGGTGGCGGCGCGGCTTGGCCTGCCCTTCATCCCCGTGCGCAAGCCGGGCAAACTGCCCGTGCCGGTGCTGGCCATCGACTATGCGCTGGAATATGGCACCGACACGCTGGAGGTTGATCCGGGCGCGGTGGCGCAGGGGCAGAAGATCATCATCGTCGATGATCTGATCGCGACCGGCGGCACGGCCTGCGCGGCTCTGACCCTGCTGCGCCGCGCGGGCGCGGTGGTGGAAGACGCGCTTTTCGTCATCGACCTGCCCGATCTGGGCGGGGCGGAAAAGCTGGAGGCCGCCGGGGTTAACGTCCTTTCGATCATGGATTTCCCCGGCCATTGA